A part of Aquibium oceanicum genomic DNA contains:
- the pgsA gene encoding CDP-diacylglycerol--glycerol-3-phosphate 3-phosphatidyltransferase has protein sequence MARRAFNLPNLLTYARILAVPLVLLCFYLEGRTRPTDFWRWSAFAIFAVASITDYFDGYIARIWAQTSNIGKMLDPIADKLLVAAVLLLLAYDRTIDKWSLWAAIIILCREVLVSGLREYLAELKVSVPVTRLAKWKTTLQLVAIGFLLAGPAGDKVLPYTTEIGITLLWVSALVTLYTGYDYFRAGIRHIIDE, from the coding sequence ATGGCTAGACGCGCATTCAACCTGCCCAATCTGCTGACGTATGCGCGCATCCTGGCCGTGCCGCTGGTGCTGCTCTGCTTCTATCTCGAGGGACGCACGCGGCCGACCGACTTCTGGCGCTGGTCCGCCTTCGCCATTTTCGCCGTGGCGAGCATCACCGACTATTTCGACGGCTATATCGCGCGAATCTGGGCGCAGACGTCGAACATCGGCAAGATGCTGGACCCGATCGCCGACAAGCTTCTCGTCGCGGCGGTCCTGCTGCTGCTCGCTTATGATCGCACCATCGACAAGTGGTCGCTGTGGGCCGCGATCATCATCCTGTGCCGCGAGGTGCTGGTGTCGGGCCTGCGCGAATACCTCGCCGAACTGAAGGTGAGCGTGCCGGTCACCCGGCTCGCCAAGTGGAAGACGACGCTCCAACTCGTCGCGATCGGATTCCTGCTCGCCGGCCCCGCGGGAGACAAAGTTCTGCCCTATACGACCGAGATCGGGATCACGCTGCTATGGGTCTCGGCGCTGGTGACGCTCTATACGGGCTACGACTATTTCCGCGCCGGCATCAGGCACATCATCGACGAATGA
- a CDS encoding outer membrane protein translates to MSNKILSGRNVAAAFGLAAVMGAMPAFAADVIGEEPPAPAPIQYDQVPVASWAGGYAGIQGGYNFSGEDEVPGNSIDTDGFNGSVFGGWNGQSGMFVYGLEGDIGYDWSDGANAGVATDHGLNGSLRARMGVAATDNILIYGTGGGAAARVEVSDGLTSDENTMLGWTAGVGADVKVTEKVFVRGEYRYTDLGKEDFALTGGATEVDSTSNNFLLGLGFKF, encoded by the coding sequence ATGTCAAACAAGATTCTCTCCGGCAGGAACGTTGCCGCTGCTTTCGGGCTCGCGGCCGTCATGGGCGCCATGCCTGCCTTCGCGGCCGACGTCATCGGCGAGGAGCCGCCGGCACCGGCGCCGATCCAGTACGACCAGGTTCCCGTCGCATCGTGGGCTGGCGGGTACGCCGGTATCCAGGGCGGCTACAACTTCAGCGGCGAAGACGAGGTTCCGGGCAATTCCATCGACACCGATGGCTTCAACGGTAGCGTGTTCGGTGGCTGGAACGGCCAGAGCGGCATGTTCGTCTACGGTCTCGAAGGCGATATCGGCTATGACTGGAGCGACGGCGCCAATGCCGGGGTTGCTACCGATCATGGGCTGAACGGCTCGCTGCGTGCCCGCATGGGCGTCGCCGCGACCGACAACATCCTGATCTACGGTACCGGCGGTGGCGCCGCGGCCCGTGTCGAGGTGTCCGACGGCCTGACCTCCGACGAAAACACCATGCTCGGCTGGACAGCCGGCGTCGGTGCGGACGTCAAGGTGACCGAGAAGGTCTTCGTGCGCGGTGAATACCGCTACACCGATCTCGGCAAGGAAGACTTCGCCCTGACCGGCGGCGCTACGGAAGTGGACTCGACGTCCAACAACTTCCTGCTCGGCCTCGGCTTCAAGTTCTAA
- a CDS encoding glutathione S-transferase family protein has translation MTRILFSNASPYSAKVRMAAAYADIPFESVAVDTNAEPAVLMDANPLGKIPVLLMDDGAAIFDSRAITQQLNRMSGNRLFPRNAAKRAEAERLEALGDGIADCLLAHVYERRFRPEDKIHQPWLDKQWSKAVRALDHLNANAPRLGKKINAGHIALRAALGYLSLRFGEDWQRGRPKLKRWMKRFDKSFPELLEYVPK, from the coding sequence ATGACGCGCATCCTCTTCTCGAATGCATCGCCCTACAGCGCCAAGGTCCGCATGGCGGCGGCCTATGCCGACATTCCGTTCGAATCGGTCGCGGTCGACACTAATGCCGAACCGGCCGTGCTGATGGACGCCAATCCGCTCGGCAAGATCCCGGTGCTCCTGATGGACGACGGCGCCGCGATCTTCGACAGCCGGGCCATCACCCAGCAGCTGAACCGCATGTCCGGCAACCGGCTCTTTCCGCGCAATGCCGCCAAGCGCGCCGAAGCCGAACGCCTGGAGGCGCTCGGCGACGGCATCGCGGATTGCCTGCTCGCGCATGTTTACGAGCGGCGCTTCCGCCCCGAAGACAAGATCCATCAGCCATGGCTCGACAAGCAGTGGTCGAAGGCGGTGCGCGCGCTGGATCATTTGAACGCGAACGCGCCGCGGCTGGGAAAGAAGATCAACGCCGGCCACATCGCGCTGAGGGCGGCGCTCGGCTATCTGTCGCTGCGATTCGGCGAGGACTGGCAGCGCGGCAGGCCCAAGCTCAAGCGCTGGATGAAGCGGTTCGACAAAAGCTTTCCCGAACTGCTCGAATACGTTCCGAAATAG
- a CDS encoding SDR family oxidoreductase: MAKKAVALVTGAARRIGAAIAADLAANGFAVAIHCNRSCAEAEPLRASIVEKGGRAAVVRADLANREETAGVIEAAEAELGPVRLLVNNASAFDRDEAQSPDWSTWDRHFALHLEAPVQLSSDMARRLPEGEAALIVNIIDQRVWKLTPQFFSYTLSKSALWTATQTMAQAYAPRIRVNAIGPGPTLRNQRQRESDFEQQKEGLLLKTGPMLTEFGATIRYLWETPSITGQMIALDGGQHLAWQTPDVTGMHE, encoded by the coding sequence ATGGCGAAAAAGGCGGTTGCGCTGGTCACCGGCGCGGCGAGGCGCATCGGCGCGGCGATCGCGGCCGACCTCGCCGCGAACGGCTTCGCCGTCGCGATCCACTGCAACCGCTCCTGCGCGGAAGCCGAGCCACTCCGCGCCTCGATCGTCGAAAAGGGCGGTAGGGCTGCGGTCGTGCGCGCCGACCTCGCGAATCGCGAAGAAACGGCCGGGGTGATCGAGGCGGCGGAAGCCGAACTTGGCCCCGTCCGCCTCCTGGTCAACAATGCGTCTGCCTTCGACAGGGACGAAGCGCAATCGCCCGACTGGAGCACCTGGGACCGGCACTTCGCCCTGCATCTCGAAGCTCCGGTCCAGCTTTCGTCCGACATGGCGCGGCGGCTCCCGGAAGGAGAAGCGGCGCTCATCGTCAACATAATAGACCAGCGCGTCTGGAAGCTGACGCCGCAGTTCTTCTCCTACACCCTTTCCAAGTCGGCGCTGTGGACCGCCACGCAGACCATGGCCCAGGCTTACGCGCCGCGCATCCGCGTCAATGCGATCGGTCCCGGTCCGACACTGCGGAACCAGCGTCAGCGCGAATCGGATTTCGAACAGCAGAAAGAGGGCCTTCTCCTCAAGACCGGCCCGATGCTGACGGAATTCGGCGCCACGATACGCTATCTGTGGGAGACGCCGTCGATCACAGGCCAGATGATCGCGCTCGACGGCGGCCAGCATCTTGCCTGGCAGACGCCCGATGTGACAGGCATGCACGAATGA
- the uvrC gene encoding excinuclease ABC subunit UvrC: MNSTKTEHRPLPAGRKARPETESDDVAGFLPGAEGDDSDGDEDTDLEAFETTAAASDVPAVEWDSASIDAEGKSGADVIAHFVKRLPNAPGVYRMMNAAGDVLYVGKARSLKKRVSNYAQGRFHTNRIGRMVRETVSMEFVVTRTEIEALLLEANLIKRLRPRFNVLLRDDKSFPYILMTGDHTAPGIFKHRGARSRKGEYFGPFASAGAVGRTINALQRAFLLRSCTDSVYESRTRPCLLYQIKRCSGPCTGEIGEADYAELVNEAKDFLSGRSQKVKAEISGAMQEASEALDFERAAVFRDRLAALSHVQSHQGINPQSVEEADVVAIHQEGGQSCIEVFFFRTGQNWGNRAYFPKADPSLESAEVLGAFLAQFYDDKPCPRHILLSHVVEEQELLTQALATKAGRKVTISVPRRGEKKGLVDHALQNAREALGRRMAETSSQGRLLAGLVDAFGLQRPPRRVEVYDNSHIMGTNAVGAMIVAGPEGFVKNQYRKFNIRSTDITPGDDFGMMREVMQRRFSRLLKEHGQSPGATADSGGAEGESEDDSGAFPAWPDLILIDGGAGQMSAVRKILSELGIEDRVAAVGVAKGVDRDAGRERFFVAGREPFMLPPRDPVLYFIQRLRDEAHRFAIGSHRARRKKEMVRSPLDEIDGIGPSRKRALLHHFGTAKAVGKAGVEDLMTVEGISAGIARQIYEHFHEN; encoded by the coding sequence ATGAACTCGACCAAGACCGAACACCGCCCGCTTCCCGCGGGCCGCAAGGCGCGACCGGAAACCGAGAGTGACGACGTCGCCGGCTTCCTGCCCGGCGCGGAAGGAGACGATTCGGACGGCGACGAAGACACCGACCTGGAGGCCTTCGAAACCACGGCGGCAGCCTCCGACGTGCCGGCGGTCGAATGGGATTCGGCTTCGATCGACGCGGAGGGCAAGAGCGGCGCGGACGTCATCGCCCATTTCGTGAAGCGTCTGCCGAACGCGCCCGGCGTCTATCGCATGATGAACGCGGCGGGCGACGTGCTCTATGTCGGCAAGGCGCGCAGTCTCAAGAAGCGCGTCTCGAACTACGCGCAGGGCCGGTTCCACACCAACCGTATCGGACGCATGGTGCGCGAGACGGTCTCGATGGAGTTCGTCGTCACGCGGACCGAGATCGAGGCGCTGCTGCTGGAAGCGAATCTGATCAAGCGCTTGCGGCCGCGCTTCAACGTTCTGCTTCGGGACGACAAGTCCTTCCCATACATCCTCATGACCGGCGACCATACCGCGCCCGGCATCTTCAAGCACCGGGGCGCGCGCTCGCGCAAGGGCGAGTACTTCGGCCCCTTTGCCTCCGCCGGCGCGGTCGGCCGCACCATCAACGCGCTGCAGCGGGCGTTTCTGCTCAGGAGTTGCACCGATTCGGTCTACGAAAGCCGGACGCGACCTTGCCTGCTCTACCAGATCAAGCGCTGCTCGGGCCCCTGCACCGGCGAGATCGGCGAGGCCGACTACGCCGAACTCGTCAATGAGGCGAAAGACTTCCTGTCCGGCCGCAGCCAGAAGGTGAAGGCGGAGATTTCCGGCGCCATGCAGGAGGCCTCCGAGGCGCTCGATTTCGAACGCGCGGCGGTCTTCCGCGACCGCCTCGCCGCACTCAGCCACGTCCAGAGCCACCAGGGCATCAATCCGCAATCCGTCGAGGAGGCGGACGTCGTCGCCATCCACCAGGAAGGCGGGCAGAGCTGCATCGAGGTCTTCTTCTTCCGCACCGGGCAGAACTGGGGCAACCGCGCCTATTTCCCGAAGGCCGACCCCTCGCTGGAATCCGCCGAGGTGCTCGGCGCCTTCCTGGCACAGTTCTACGACGACAAGCCGTGCCCGCGGCATATCCTGCTGTCGCACGTCGTCGAGGAGCAGGAACTGCTCACCCAGGCGCTCGCCACCAAAGCCGGCCGCAAGGTCACGATCTCGGTCCCCCGACGCGGCGAGAAGAAAGGCCTGGTCGACCACGCGTTGCAGAACGCTCGCGAGGCGCTGGGCCGCCGGATGGCCGAGACTTCCTCCCAGGGGCGGCTGCTGGCCGGACTGGTCGACGCCTTCGGTCTGCAGCGGCCGCCCCGGCGCGTCGAAGTCTACGACAACTCCCATATCATGGGCACGAACGCCGTCGGAGCGATGATCGTGGCGGGCCCGGAAGGCTTCGTGAAGAACCAGTACCGGAAGTTCAACATCCGCTCGACCGACATCACCCCCGGCGACGATTTCGGCATGATGCGCGAGGTGATGCAGCGGCGCTTCTCCCGGCTGCTCAAGGAACACGGCCAGTCACCCGGCGCGACGGCGGATAGCGGCGGCGCGGAAGGCGAGAGCGAGGATGACAGCGGCGCCTTCCCCGCCTGGCCCGATCTCATCCTGATCGACGGAGGCGCGGGACAGATGTCCGCCGTGCGCAAGATCCTTTCAGAACTCGGCATCGAGGACCGCGTGGCTGCCGTGGGCGTCGCCAAGGGCGTGGACCGCGACGCGGGTCGCGAACGCTTCTTCGTCGCGGGGCGCGAACCCTTCATGCTGCCGCCGCGCGATCCGGTGCTCTATTTCATCCAGCGCCTGCGCGACGAAGCCCACCGCTTCGCCATCGGCTCCCACCGGGCGCGGCGCAAGAAGGAGATGGTGCGCAGCCCGCTCGACGAGATCGACGGCATCGGCCCCTCGCGCAAGCGCGCTCTGCTGCACCACTTCGGCACCGCCAAGGCGGTCGGCAAGGCCGGCGTGGAGGATCTGATGACGGTCGAAGGGATCTCGGCCGGAATCGCCCGGCAAATCTACGAGCATTTCCACGAAAACTAG